The Chryseobacterium sp. 52 genome includes a region encoding these proteins:
- a CDS encoding thioredoxin family protein, giving the protein MSQKFQDIINSERPVLIDFFATWCQPCKVQSSVLNTVKENIGEGARIIKVDVDQYPAIASQYGVRGVPTLAVFKNGELLWKESGVHDVNTLTELLKQYS; this is encoded by the coding sequence ATGTCACAGAAATTTCAAGATATCATCAATTCGGAAAGACCGGTACTTATTGACTTTTTTGCTACCTGGTGTCAGCCATGTAAAGTACAGTCATCCGTTCTAAATACCGTAAAGGAAAATATAGGCGAAGGGGCCCGAATCATCAAAGTAGATGTAGACCAATATCCTGCTATTGCCTCCCAATATGGCGTGAGAGGCGTTCCAACATTGGCTGTTTTCAAAAACGGAGAGCTCTTATGGAAAGAAAGCGGTGTTCATGATGTCAATACCCTCACGGAACTGCTTAAACAATATTCTTAA
- a CDS encoding rhodanese-like domain-containing protein yields the protein MRSTISGYILASALALTSCKTTSHTLTPKADIREVVNSSDVTLVDVRIPEQYEAGTAKGAVNIPLAEIQSNINSLKGKKVVVFCNKGIQADQAMEILKKNGVEAYDGTSWKNVKAIQDEKPSGK from the coding sequence ATGAGGAGCACTATTTCTGGATATATTCTCGCTTCAGCTTTAGCCTTAACCTCCTGTAAAACAACAAGTCACACACTCACTCCAAAGGCAGACATCAGAGAAGTAGTCAACAGTTCGGATGTCACGTTGGTAGATGTAAGAATCCCGGAGCAGTATGAGGCAGGAACAGCGAAAGGTGCTGTCAATATTCCTTTAGCCGAAATACAGAGCAATATCAATTCGCTTAAAGGCAAAAAAGTAGTTGTTTTCTGTAATAAAGGAATTCAGGCTGATCAGGCTATGGAGATTTTAAAGAAAAACGGCGTGGAAGCTTACGACGGAACCAGCTGGAAAAATGTAAAAGCTATTCAGGACGAGAAGCCATCCGGAAAATAA
- a CDS encoding MBL fold metallo-hydrolase: MKIEQIYTGCLAQGAYYIVSENEAAIIDPLREVKPYLDRLEKDNITLKYIFETHFHADFVSGHLDLSKKTGAPIVYGPTAQPAFEAIIAEDSQIFEIGKIKIKVLHTPGHTMESTTYLLIDENGTETAIFTGDTLFLGDVGRPDLAQKATNLTQEDLAGILYDSLHTKILPLDDSITVYPAHGAGSACGKNMQKETVDILGNQKKTNYALNQPDKESFIKEVLDGLTAPPKYFGMNVALNKGGYESLDVVMDKGLTPVAAEDFEAFAEETGALILDTRSSAEFHKGFIPNSINIGLKGDFAPWVGNMIVDVKHPLLLVVDEGTEEEVIIRLSRVGFDNVLGYLDGSFNAWKNAGRETDEIKRISPAEFAEQFTENATVIDVRKLSEYSAEHIDNAFNKPLDTISDWVHTIDDSEHFFLHCAGGYRSMIAASILNSHGIRNFTEIEGGFSGIKKTEKFPTTDFVCQSKTL; encoded by the coding sequence ATGAAAATTGAACAAATATATACGGGCTGTCTGGCTCAGGGTGCCTATTATATTGTGTCAGAAAATGAAGCAGCCATTATTGATCCGCTAAGAGAGGTAAAACCTTATCTGGATCGCCTTGAAAAAGATAATATTACTTTAAAATATATTTTTGAGACCCACTTCCATGCTGATTTTGTTTCAGGACATTTGGATCTGAGTAAAAAGACAGGAGCTCCTATTGTTTACGGACCTACTGCTCAGCCTGCATTTGAGGCTATCATTGCTGAAGACAGCCAGATCTTTGAGATCGGAAAAATAAAAATAAAAGTACTGCATACTCCGGGACACACCATGGAGAGTACAACCTATCTACTCATTGACGAAAACGGTACTGAAACGGCTATTTTCACAGGAGACACCCTGTTTTTAGGGGATGTGGGAAGACCTGACCTTGCACAGAAAGCAACGAATCTTACTCAGGAAGACCTTGCAGGAATTCTCTATGACAGCCTTCACACTAAGATTTTACCTCTGGATGACAGCATTACCGTTTATCCTGCACACGGTGCCGGTTCGGCATGTGGAAAGAATATGCAGAAAGAAACAGTGGATATTTTAGGGAATCAGAAAAAAACCAATTACGCACTTAATCAACCGGATAAGGAATCATTTATTAAAGAAGTTCTTGACGGTCTTACCGCTCCCCCGAAATATTTCGGAATGAATGTAGCCCTGAATAAAGGCGGATATGAAAGTCTGGACGTAGTAATGGACAAAGGCTTAACCCCGGTTGCTGCAGAAGATTTTGAAGCATTCGCAGAGGAAACGGGAGCTTTAATTTTAGACACAAGGAGTTCAGCAGAATTCCACAAAGGATTCATTCCTAATTCTATCAACATAGGCTTGAAGGGAGACTTTGCTCCTTGGGTAGGAAATATGATTGTAGATGTAAAACATCCTCTTTTGCTTGTCGTTGACGAAGGAACTGAAGAAGAAGTCATTATCAGATTAAGCAGAGTAGGCTTCGACAATGTTTTAGGATATCTTGACGGCAGTTTCAATGCGTGGAAAAATGCGGGAAGAGAAACTGATGAGATCAAAAGAATTTCTCCTGCTGAATTTGCAGAGCAGTTCACTGAAAATGCTACCGTAATTGATGTAAGAAAACTGAGTGAATATTCTGCAGAACACATCGACAATGCATTTAATAAACCTCTTGATACTATCAGTGACTGGGTACATACCATCGATGATTCTGAACATTTCTTCCTTCATTGTGCAGGAGGATACAGAAGCATGATCGCAGCAAGCATCCTTAACTCACACGGAATCAGAAACTTTACTGAAATAGAAGGTGGTTTCAGCGGAATCAAAAAGACAGAAAAATTTCCGACAACTGATTTTGTATGTCAGTCTAAAACGCTGTAA